Proteins from a single region of Euleptes europaea isolate rEulEur1 chromosome 21, rEulEur1.hap1, whole genome shotgun sequence:
- the JMJD8 gene encoding jmjC domain-containing protein 8 codes for MGLRDPFFLLSLILKYFLVFPGVSASLESDGGWLTSRPSALLEEDSCTVERRDAALTYAQFIEQYAFSRPVILQGITNNMEFQAYCTKEKLLATFGDCLVRLSTANTYSYRKVDLPFQDYVDQLLDPQDPDSLGSETLYFFGDNNFTEWGPLFQKYRPPPFRLPGTTRAYSFGIAGSGSGVPFHWHGPGYSEVIFGRKRWFLYPPEKTPEFHPNRTTLSWLLDTYPFLPPWERPIECTIHPGEVLYFPDRWWHATLNLDTSVFISTFLG; via the exons ATGGGCCTGAGAGACCCATTTTTCCTGCTGTCGCTTATATTGAAGTATTTCCTGGTATTTCCTGGAGTTTCAGCATCCCTGGAATCAGACGGAGGCTG GTTGACCAGCAGGCCCTCTGCTCTACTGGAGGAGGACAGCTGCACAGTGGAGAGAAGAGATGCTGCCCTCACCTACGCCCAGTTCATTGAGCA GTACgctttctccaggccagttatTCTCCAGGGAATAACCAACAACATG GAATTTCAGGCTTACTGCACCAAGGAGAAGCTGTTGGCCACATTTGGAGATTGCCTGGTCCGCCTCAGCACCGCCAACACCTACTCCTATCGCAAAG TTGACCTGCCCTTCCAGGATTACGTGGATCAATTGCTGGACCCCCAGGACCCAGACTCCCTGGGGAGTG AAACGCTGTACTTCTTCGGGGACAATAACTTCACCGAGTGGGGTCCTCTCTTCCAGAAGTACCGGCCCCCTCCGTTCCGGCTCCCGGGCACCACCAGAGCGTACAGTTTTGGGATTGCCG GCTCTGGCTCAGGGGTGCCTTTCCATTGGCATGGTCCAGGATACTCCGAGGTGATCTTTGGCAGAAAG CGCTGGTTTCTGTATCCCCCGGAGAAAACACCAGAGTTCCATCCCAACAGAACCACTCTGTCTTGGTTGCTGGACACCTACCCTTTTCTGCCACCCTGGGAGAGACCAATTGAATGCACCATTCACCCTGGAGAG GTCCTGTACTTCCCAGACCGCTGGTGGCACGCCACCCTCAACCTGGACACCAGCGTTTTCATCTCCACATTCCTGGGTTAG